In Salvelinus fontinalis isolate EN_2023a chromosome 37, ASM2944872v1, whole genome shotgun sequence, the genomic stretch gctcaaggtcctaaacgatatcttaaccgccatcgataaaaaaaCAATACTGTGctgccgtattcattgacctggccaaggctttcgactctgtcaatcaccacatcctcatcggcagactcaatagccttggtttctcaaatgattgcctcgcctggttcaccaactacttctctgatagagtgcagtgtgtcaaatcggagggcctgttgtccgggcctccggcagtctctatgggggtgccacagggttcaattcttgggccaactctcttctctgtatacatcaatgatgtcgctcttgctgctggtgagtctctgatccacctctacgcagacgacaccattctgtatacttctggcccttctttggacactgtgctaacaaccctccagactagcttcaatgccatacaactctccttccgtagcctccaactgctcttaaatacaagtaaaactaaatgcatgctcttcaaccgatcgctacctgcacctgcccgccggtccagcatcactaccctggacggttctgacttagaatatgtggacaactacaaatacctagatgtctggttagactgtaaactctccttccagactcacatcaaacatctccaatccaaagttacatctagaattggcttcctatttcgcaacaaagcatacttcattcatgctgccaaacataccctcgtaaaactgaccatcctaccgatcctcgacttcggcgatgtcatttacaaaatagcctccaataccctactcaatcaattagatgcagtctatcacagtgccatccgttttgtcaccaaagccccatatactacccaccactgcgacctgtacactctcgttggctggccctcgcttcatactcgtcgccaaacccactggctccaggtcatctacaagaccatgctaggtaaagtcccccctcatctcagctcgctggtcaccatagcagcacccacctgtagcacgcgctacagcaggtatatctctctggtcacccccaaagccaattcctcctttggccgcctctccttccagttctctgctgccaatgactggaaggaactacaaaaatctctgaaactggaaacacttatctccctcactagctttaagcaccagctgtcagagcagctcacagattactgcacctgtacatagcccatctataatttagcccaaacaactacctcttcccctactgtatttatttattttgctcctttgcacaccattatttatatttctactttgcacattcttccactgcaaatctaccattccagtgttttacttgctatattgtatttacttcgccaccatggccttttttgcctttacctcccttatctcacctcatttgctcacattgtatatagacttatttttctactgtattattgactgtatgtttgttttactccatgtgtaactctgtgttgttgtatgtgtcgaactgctttgctttatcttggccaggtcgcaattgtaaatgagaacttgttctcaacttgcctacctggttgaataaaggtgaaataattttttttaaagataacaTGATCCTTAAACCAGCAGCCAGCACAAGGAAATGTAGTTGTCTATACTCTCATTGAGGTTTTCACTGACCTTTGGCCAGGTATTCAGTGCCTAATCATTGCCGACGAGAATTTGTTCCTGAAGCAGATGGTTTGCTCTGGAAGCCTAATGGTGTGCCTCCAACTCGGTTCAACATCATCATAGCTGTGCTCTGTCAACTGGTACTGATGTGAAACAAATGGGAACTGTTTACTGATGTATGATGGTCCATAAACAGTCATGCATTCAGATCTGATAAAATAGTGAGCCTGAGGAAACCCATCAGGTTGTTTTAGGAGAGGTGCAACATCCCTCTTTGGTTGATATTAGTCCTCTATGGCCTGTTTTTGGCAGAAATGAAAATGACTGTCCTAACTTTGCAATGAACACAGACAGTTATGATACTCAATACTGCCAGAGATGGGCCTAGTGTGAACCAATAACTATTTACTATTTCTTTCTCTAAGGCTGACTGGTTCCTTTTCCCTGGTCACCTGTCACAGTTCAGTGGTAAAAAAGGACTTGGGAGAGGATTTTGATATGTTTTCAGAGGTGATGGAAGTGCCAAGTGCCAACAGCTGGGCCTGTGTGGGCAACAACGCTTGTGTCACAACGGCAGCTGCCTCTTTAGGGACAGGATGGCAAAAATGTATGCCTGTGTAGACCAGCCTCTGCCATCCTTCCACAGCTCTGCCGCCTGTTATCATTCAAGTCAAGCTGGCACCACTCCACTATACCATATATCCTTATAGGCATACAGCGCAATAAGGCAGTAGTCTAAATAGAACCCAAGAGTTATACTGTATAAGAGAAAGTGTTATGATTGACTTAAAGAGATATAACTCATTCATTCACCTGCTCTAGTACTAAGAGCACACGTTCTTGTTGCATCAGTGAGAAATAGCTCACTAACTCAATGTGTCAACCATCTGTCAATTAGAGGATATCATTTTTATATGAAAAGAGCCCTACTTGGTTTTTAAAGGGAGCCAGTGACACCCAGTGGACAGAAGAACCTGCATCTACCTCATGAAGCAAAGTACAATTAACAAAACAGCATATGCACCATGGATGTGACCTTATGATATAGCTTTATAAGCCTTCAACAAACTGATGTGAAATCAGTAAAAAGACAAGACATTTGCTTACAGTGTATGTAGAAAATGTATTCAAAACATGTCATATCTATAAAATCTCTCCCCAAAAATGGATTCATAACCATTTTTGACAAACATAGGTCCTTAATTGAGAAACTTGTAGATTAGCAAAGTGGGAATCATAACCATATCTCTTCTTATACTTTTGAAGGCACCATAGATGTGCAGTTAGAGCATCTCAGACTTTGACGAGTCCGTTGAAGTATTCTTCCAGGatgccctccacctcctcctctttgtAATCTCGCACCTGGAACAGGGACCCGTCAACCGCCCCTCTGATCATGGCAGACAGTGCTGGACATGGGTAGAGAAGCCATATCATACAAGGTCAGTAGGTTTAAAAGACTGGAATATGATCAAATCAACATCAAGTTGTGACTGTCTCAAATGTGGGATTGTTTAAAGCTTGCTGTGATATGTGTTATTGAATTCAATTACACGTATTATGATAATTTCTCTCAAAGTCAAACTGTAATCTTACATTTTCCAGAGGAGGGCCGGAAAAGACAGAGGATTTTCTTGTGCATGTCCAGTGCCCTTCCCAGCTCATACCCAACTCCAAGAGAGGGCTGTGTCACTTCAGCTATTATCACTGACATTAGAGAAGAGCAATGTTTAGATGGAAACATTGTGTTGTAGCAAACACTACTAACTTGTCTTGCAACATGGGTATAGATTAGTAACTTTCAGCAATGGGTAACTTTTTAGCAAGAACAAGACTAATATGTAAATACAGTAGGAGTAGCATTATACACCTTTGCTATTCTGAAATAAATCGCTTTCAATTAATAGTGACAGAGTAGATGCACATATTATAAACAAGACAACAGACGTTTAAATATTTTCAACCTAGGCAAACTCATCCTGACTCTTCCTCACCATCAGACATCATAAGCCATTCCATATCTCGGTCATGGATACGTTTATCCCCGTCCTGCACAGCAACCTCTCCTAGGACAGTCAAGATGCAAGGTTCAAGTAAATGTTGACAAGCTCATGACCACCACAGTACAAATTCTAGTAACAATGCCAAAAAATCGTTTTATAAAACGTAACAGTCCAGCAAACGACAAGCAAGTTGAGCTCATGCTGGTAGCCAAATGTACAAATTCTTATAGGGAAATAAAGAACAGATGTG encodes the following:
- the dnph1 gene encoding 2'-deoxynucleoside 5'-phosphate N-hydrolase 1; its protein translation is MQIYFCGSIRGGRQDVVIYQKIVQKLQKYGEVLTEHVSLCDLSEKGEVAVQDGDKRIHDRDMEWLMMSDVIIAEVTQPSLGVGYELGRALDMHKKILCLFRPSSGKSLSAMIRGAVDGSLFQVRDYKEEEVEGILEEYFNGLVKV